From a region of the Paenibacillus sp. FSL R10-2734 genome:
- a CDS encoding protein kinase, with protein sequence MNKRTIINSELQETPRTAINNDIGAQYQQRTESVSLTNDLLAAGTVLHDKYIIEKRLEVTSGEADLYLCSCKNEKYVAKLYKRQAAIKEDVVKRLLQINSPYVAKLYESFTYIGFPVEILHYFKNGSLQGKNCSLEELMRMIIPNINEGLQVLHQVGIIHKDLKPSNIMMADDGKSVAIIDFGISSVMNDSGSVVVTKTGMTPEYSAPETFKNLFLEESDYYSFGITLFELFTGYVPYANMSAEEIGQYVSVQRVPFPENMPAVLSDFISALTYYDITSRNNKNNPNRRWTYSEVKKWLDGESLIIPGEGVGNVGKGAMPPYHFMNQSITDPIILVEEFSKNWEMGKKDLFRGLVSAHFRIFNQEISKHCLAAEEEASKMNGKDDIIFWKLLYKLNPNLKGFYWRGRTFESLPALGRNMLDNLWKKDKTQDKYYESVLSEKLLTEYVISAAPKNDSLKRAAASIEEFYQLEKNEHSNLTKTFYLMAYTLSGQKLLNIEGHRFRTVEELSEYMRERLEDSFELFEQLCHKLVDYDGNLDNQLEMWLTTIGKKRELDNWRALMSE encoded by the coding sequence GTGAATAAGAGAACCATAATTAACTCGGAGCTTCAAGAAACTCCAAGAACAGCAATCAATAATGATATTGGTGCACAATATCAGCAGCGAACTGAAAGTGTATCCTTAACCAATGACCTTTTGGCTGCGGGTACTGTTCTCCATGATAAATATATCATCGAGAAGCGCTTAGAAGTCACCTCTGGGGAAGCTGACCTATATCTCTGCTCCTGCAAGAACGAAAAATATGTTGCCAAACTTTATAAGCGTCAGGCAGCGATTAAGGAGGATGTTGTAAAGCGGTTGTTGCAGATCAATTCTCCTTATGTCGCGAAACTCTATGAATCATTCACATACATTGGGTTTCCAGTCGAAATTCTTCATTATTTTAAAAACGGAAGTCTTCAAGGGAAAAATTGTTCTTTGGAAGAATTGATGAGGATGATTATTCCTAACATTAACGAAGGTTTACAAGTGCTTCATCAAGTAGGAATTATCCATAAGGATTTGAAACCATCCAATATAATGATGGCTGATGACGGAAAAAGTGTCGCTATAATTGACTTTGGCATCAGCTCCGTGATGAACGATAGTGGATCTGTGGTTGTGACTAAGACAGGCATGACACCAGAATATTCTGCTCCGGAAACCTTCAAGAATTTATTCCTTGAAGAATCTGATTATTATTCTTTTGGGATAACGCTTTTCGAGTTGTTCACTGGTTATGTGCCTTATGCCAATATGAGTGCGGAAGAAATTGGGCAATATGTGTCAGTTCAGCGAGTTCCTTTCCCTGAAAATATGCCGGCAGTGCTAAGCGATTTTATTTCAGCATTAACATATTATGACATTACTTCTCGCAACAATAAGAACAATCCAAATCGCCGATGGACATACTCCGAAGTGAAAAAGTGGCTTGATGGCGAAAGCCTCATCATTCCCGGTGAAGGTGTTGGCAATGTAGGAAAAGGTGCAATGCCGCCATATCACTTTATGAATCAGTCCATAACTGATCCAATAATTTTAGTTGAAGAATTTTCTAAAAACTGGGAAATGGGCAAAAAAGATCTTTTTCGTGGACTTGTTTCGGCACATTTTCGTATCTTCAACCAGGAAATCTCAAAACATTGCTTGGCTGCAGAAGAAGAAGCAAGCAAAATGAATGGAAAAGACGATATTATCTTTTGGAAACTTTTATATAAACTGAATCCGAATTTAAAAGGGTTTTATTGGAGAGGTAGAACTTTTGAAAGTCTTCCTGCTCTTGGTCGTAATATGCTTGACAATCTATGGAAGAAAGACAAAACTCAAGATAAATATTACGAGAGTGTCCTGTCCGAAAAACTATTGACGGAATACGTTATATCTGCGGCACCTAAAAACGATTCTCTAAAAAGGGCAGCGGCGTCAATAGAAGAATTCTATCAACTGGAGAAGAATGAACACTCTAATTTGACAAAGACATTCTACTTAATGGCATACACACTTTCAGGTCAGAAACTTCTCAACATTGAGGGTCATCGGTTCCGAACGGTCGAGGAATTGTCTGAATATATGCGTGAGCGACTTGAAGATTCTTTTGAATTATTCGAACAGCTTTGTCACAAATTGGTTGACTATGATGGTAACCTCGATAATCAGCTTGAAATGTGGCTCACTACCATTGGCAAAAAGAGAGAGTTAGATAATTGGAGAGCTCTTATGAGTGAATAG
- a CDS encoding DUF4011 domain-containing protein, with the protein MSDMVLLASKNASKVATVACPKCGRISRQILKDEYRNSIIANFNSSHICPVCNTKYSSTSCAESGKYSNSYDRYLSQGEQLYNSDVNTAYISTQNRNLQNFNKTSGASGNDAIFALSSILRQMASNRNREAEVSAIEATSSLPEGHKADKFATYNQYPNSIENSNVVNERVSLTDMRPSDLEVASTTVAIITVGESTKGLEVENIEPQQNKPSGPSPMYEALKIPKVAPIGDRNHSNEKVLKRKVEHWKKQLLDLSKRNKMINYRETKRATLKILDPEFTELFNRLAVTEEQLTFQRPIDKDSDLRTFSMLSLLETLSYPIPVHVGDIKTDGSLLERRNALNNLRSKSKLARDEQGTNILYLSFGFIEWKESNSTKAQWMKSPVLMMPVSLKLESIQAPYTLLRYDDDIEVNPTLDYLFNERYGIDLPTFELNGEDSIVQYMQTIEGIADQHGWKVIREVSLGLLSFLKISMYHDLNNNYERMLENPVIRAITGDINAANNVPSELTHFDIDRVSPNDYYQVVNSDSSQQEAILLSKAGVSFVMQGPPGTGKSQTITNIIAEALADGKTILFVSEKAAALQVVYKRLSEVGLDDFCLALHSHKANKKDILDSIAANLKLPRKRIKDSALFELTELFQNKQNLNQYVRELHEEVLPLEKSLYEIFGELISLQNVPYIQFNVASPAEISSASYNTMLYCVNNYAKAMKNFGQKLSDNPWRETVVKMVTQNFRDDLLRNISGLSDSLNMLDKELSNTLSTFELEEACTWYGALRITALFYSIESTPLFPPEWAKMESRKSLLDEAKKAKIEKEEYLTALSDVLKHFNESIFNEDLPTWLDAVQKTISDIFNINGRLSLNNNSILEKIDESQELTNDVLKQLESVITAYELGYKLLPLNVKTLEDLKLYSTVISDVLESPIIIREWFDESTLHSARKMLLAARGHADTIGILRDTFRIQWDCKTISHSVCEYQKSASDIITQLRPIADALERSITIFPILSNSTINDASILFHHISDLFNAPGVKHNWFDDKIFANAKQMLKEASIHASLLIDKENHLLQAWDIKALSIDADDMLLRFKTEYTSILKIFKTSYHSDIKKIRSVSKKVGVKFTVNDIVDLLQNIIDINEEKRWFVENQQVLFDCFGDFYLVEKSDWAAIEAGLSYIESIFALFPHATVPKKVIDIICEKSSHTNSYAELAKTLPLLSDGNLKIVEGLIGEIIPDCTNCNIIDFMLPRFERIFEVCGMLIPLVQRDELSLLELNTLDALIKYIDEAAQLGIAFENVDIRTLLNNLIMLSDEKRWFIINQNTLDENFGQFNVGELSDWTAIETGISFTERIRSLFVLFYKSTVPQRVVDLLCDKSAHASEYAELTKVLPAINTDELMSINENIGKVLSDYSDYGIQEFLIPFLNRLNELNNSLIDLIHKMNVHVISQVPNHELIEKVIAACKVTEKRNILDISCRHYEEKFDNRIAGLKTNWDAIISDLESVSALFESSESSLMVENFVSLFCNDADYRNRIITTKNKLHSCIEENKTRFTEFKKLFATKVDLDNVKISEVVDKVSSCLNNIKLLDNWISCVETKAACDELGLSDFTERIEQHDNTLEDIPSIFKRGFFTLWTQSVFGSKKTVEYFRRQNHDEKINRFVSLDERQLLIAQERIKQSVISGIPDANRVLAANDELSILLREIGKKRRIMSLRNLFKSIPNLLLKLKPCMMMSPLSVAYFLEAESYEFDMVIFDEASQIFPQDAIGSIFRGKQVIIAGDSKQLPPSNFFATSTSNDKEYDEEDDEIVGTEIYDSILEETTDVLPNRTLLWHYRSKHENLIAFSNQEIYQNELVTFPSNVSHGIDTGVEFVYVKNGVYEGKGRNTSEARRCVELVKRHIERTPNRSLGIIAFSESQQKTIALEIQKFREQHPEYEGFFVENKEGEFFIKNLENVQGDERDTIIFSVSYAKTREQIDNNRSMALRFGPLGQKGGERRLNVAITRAKSNIKLVSSILPYDLSHAESEGVKMLRQYIDFAMNGAVALGIDHIEGRKDVFLDVVAEYLVNHGYKIKKYVGCSGYRIDLAVIHPHNDDCFVAGIECDGFSYAAAKSARDRDHLRKSVLEAMGWRIYRAWSPEWMVRQDIEGEKLLNFIDTAIMEFKEEISSEVSDPSGKNVLVESFTEEMEAENELQVQASVPSLKADLSNPYDFTEYTEAVWHETPEIMEFFGDDRVAEEIKYIVGIEQPIYIDLLYQRMAGAFGNQKATSPVRNMVDRVIRGNQLKSLIVIDKEGFVTFAGFHDLKVRIASDGNSPRKIDFISPDEIGLAMLTIAEHAIGLTSDSLIDATIRALGYARRGVRMLTCMNNALDRLIKVGRIKLVDEKVRVIGGGRCE; encoded by the coding sequence ATGTCTGATATGGTGCTTCTAGCAAGCAAAAATGCCTCTAAAGTGGCAACTGTGGCTTGCCCAAAATGTGGTAGGATAAGCCGTCAAATACTAAAGGATGAGTATAGAAATTCAATCATTGCTAACTTTAATAGTTCACACATTTGCCCAGTTTGTAATACTAAGTATAGTTCAACATCTTGTGCTGAGAGTGGCAAATATTCTAACTCATATGATCGATATTTATCTCAAGGCGAACAATTATATAACTCTGATGTTAATACTGCCTACATATCAACACAGAATCGTAATTTGCAGAACTTTAACAAGACATCAGGTGCATCTGGTAATGACGCTATATTTGCACTCAGTTCAATCCTCCGCCAAATGGCATCTAATAGAAATAGAGAAGCAGAAGTATCTGCAATTGAAGCTACATCATCTTTACCAGAGGGTCATAAAGCTGATAAATTTGCCACCTACAATCAATATCCAAATTCTATTGAGAATTCAAATGTGGTTAATGAAAGAGTATCGCTTACGGACATGCGACCATCCGATCTAGAAGTTGCATCTACAACAGTTGCCATCATTACCGTTGGAGAGTCAACGAAAGGCCTGGAAGTAGAAAATATCGAACCCCAACAGAATAAACCTTCTGGACCAAGCCCGATGTACGAAGCTCTTAAGATTCCAAAAGTGGCACCTATAGGTGATAGGAACCACTCAAACGAAAAGGTATTGAAGCGAAAGGTAGAGCATTGGAAAAAGCAACTATTAGATCTTTCAAAGCGAAATAAAATGATTAATTACCGTGAAACAAAACGAGCGACACTGAAAATACTGGATCCAGAATTTACAGAGTTGTTTAACCGTCTTGCTGTTACTGAGGAACAATTGACCTTTCAACGTCCTATTGATAAAGATTCTGACCTTCGAACCTTTTCAATGCTATCTCTTTTAGAAACATTATCATACCCTATCCCTGTTCATGTTGGGGACATTAAGACCGACGGTTCACTACTTGAGAGGAGGAATGCACTTAATAACCTTCGTTCGAAGTCAAAACTTGCAAGAGATGAGCAAGGGACAAATATTCTATATTTATCATTTGGTTTTATTGAATGGAAAGAGAGTAATTCAACAAAAGCTCAGTGGATGAAGTCGCCGGTATTAATGATGCCTGTCTCGTTGAAACTTGAGTCGATTCAAGCACCGTATACCCTCTTACGCTATGATGATGACATTGAAGTGAATCCGACACTCGATTATCTTTTTAACGAGCGTTACGGTATAGATTTACCTACTTTTGAGCTTAACGGCGAAGACAGTATTGTCCAATATATGCAAACTATTGAGGGAATTGCTGACCAACACGGTTGGAAAGTGATTCGGGAAGTAAGTCTTGGATTGCTATCGTTCCTCAAAATTAGTATGTATCACGATCTAAACAATAACTATGAGCGTATGCTTGAAAATCCTGTAATTCGCGCGATAACGGGAGACATAAATGCCGCAAACAATGTACCGAGTGAACTGACTCACTTTGATATTGACCGTGTCTCACCAAATGACTACTATCAGGTTGTGAATTCGGACTCGAGTCAACAGGAAGCGATTCTGCTTTCAAAAGCAGGGGTCAGTTTTGTTATGCAGGGACCTCCAGGTACTGGAAAAAGCCAGACTATAACAAATATCATTGCGGAAGCATTGGCGGATGGCAAAACCATTCTCTTTGTATCTGAAAAAGCTGCTGCTCTTCAGGTCGTCTATAAAAGACTTTCTGAGGTAGGGTTGGATGACTTCTGTCTTGCGTTGCATAGCCATAAAGCAAATAAAAAGGATATTCTTGATAGTATAGCAGCTAACCTTAAGCTGCCTCGGAAAAGGATTAAGGATAGTGCTTTGTTCGAACTAACAGAGTTATTTCAGAACAAACAGAATTTGAATCAATATGTGCGAGAATTACACGAAGAAGTTCTTCCGTTAGAGAAGAGCTTATATGAGATATTCGGTGAACTCATTTCGCTACAGAATGTTCCTTACATTCAATTTAACGTAGCAAGCCCTGCTGAGATATCTTCAGCTTCTTATAACACGATGCTTTATTGTGTTAATAATTATGCGAAAGCAATGAAAAACTTCGGGCAGAAGCTCTCTGACAATCCGTGGAGAGAGACTGTTGTGAAAATGGTAACTCAGAATTTCAGAGATGATTTACTCCGGAACATTTCGGGTTTATCCGATTCTTTAAATATGCTAGATAAAGAGTTATCGAATACATTATCTACTTTTGAGTTAGAAGAGGCTTGCACTTGGTATGGTGCGTTACGCATTACTGCTTTATTTTACTCAATAGAGAGTACTCCTTTGTTTCCTCCGGAATGGGCAAAGATGGAAAGCCGAAAAAGTCTTCTTGATGAGGCTAAGAAGGCTAAAATTGAAAAAGAAGAATACCTTACTGCATTAAGCGATGTTCTCAAACATTTTAATGAGAGTATTTTTAATGAAGACTTGCCAACTTGGTTAGATGCTGTACAAAAAACAATCAGCGATATTTTTAATATCAACGGTCGATTGTCACTTAATAATAATTCGATATTAGAGAAGATAGATGAATCTCAAGAATTAACTAATGATGTGCTTAAGCAGTTGGAATCCGTTATTACTGCATATGAACTGGGGTATAAGCTGCTGCCTTTGAATGTTAAAACACTAGAAGATTTAAAATTATATTCCACTGTTATTTCTGATGTTTTAGAATCTCCAATTATTATACGTGAGTGGTTCGATGAGTCCACATTACATAGCGCTCGGAAAATGTTGTTGGCTGCGAGAGGGCATGCTGACACCATAGGCATATTAAGAGATACGTTTAGAATTCAGTGGGATTGCAAAACTATTTCGCATTCAGTATGTGAATACCAGAAATCGGCAAGCGACATTATTACACAATTAAGGCCAATTGCGGACGCCTTAGAGCGGAGCATTACAATTTTCCCAATTCTAAGTAACAGTACCATTAATGATGCAAGCATATTGTTTCATCACATTTCAGATCTTTTTAATGCTCCCGGTGTTAAACATAACTGGTTTGATGACAAGATTTTCGCAAATGCAAAGCAAATGTTGAAAGAAGCTTCAATTCACGCATCCTTGTTAATAGATAAAGAAAATCACCTATTACAGGCCTGGGATATTAAAGCATTAAGTATAGATGCCGATGATATGTTGCTTAGGTTTAAGACTGAATACACATCGATCTTAAAAATATTTAAGACTTCGTATCATTCTGATATAAAAAAAATACGCAGCGTGTCAAAAAAAGTAGGTGTGAAATTCACCGTTAACGACATTGTTGATCTGTTACAAAATATTATAGATATTAACGAAGAAAAGAGATGGTTTGTTGAGAACCAGCAGGTTCTTTTTGATTGTTTTGGTGATTTTTACTTGGTTGAAAAGTCTGATTGGGCAGCGATTGAGGCTGGATTATCTTACATTGAGAGCATTTTTGCGCTATTCCCGCATGCCACTGTTCCTAAGAAAGTAATTGATATCATATGCGAGAAATCATCACACACCAATAGCTATGCTGAACTTGCAAAAACATTGCCTTTGCTGAGCGATGGTAACCTTAAAATTGTAGAGGGGCTTATAGGCGAAATAATTCCTGATTGCACCAATTGCAACATAATTGATTTTATGCTGCCAAGATTTGAAAGGATATTTGAAGTATGCGGGATGTTAATACCATTGGTACAACGCGATGAGTTATCATTGCTTGAGTTAAACACGCTTGATGCTCTCATCAAATATATTGATGAGGCAGCCCAATTAGGGATTGCTTTTGAGAATGTAGATATTCGAACTCTACTTAATAACCTCATAATGCTTTCCGATGAAAAACGCTGGTTTATTATAAATCAAAATACTCTTGATGAAAATTTTGGTCAATTTAATGTTGGCGAGTTATCTGATTGGACTGCCATTGAGACTGGAATCTCATTTACTGAACGAATTCGTTCGCTATTCGTTCTTTTCTACAAGTCCACTGTGCCTCAAAGGGTTGTAGATCTGTTATGCGATAAATCAGCCCATGCTTCGGAGTATGCAGAATTGACGAAAGTGTTACCTGCTATAAATACAGATGAACTTATGAGCATCAATGAAAATATTGGAAAAGTGTTATCAGATTATTCCGATTATGGAATTCAAGAATTTTTGATTCCCTTTCTTAATCGTCTCAATGAGCTAAACAATTCATTAATTGATTTGATTCATAAGATGAATGTTCACGTAATAAGCCAAGTTCCTAATCATGAGTTAATTGAAAAGGTTATAGCTGCCTGTAAGGTAACTGAAAAACGCAATATTTTGGATATTTCTTGTCGACATTATGAAGAGAAATTTGATAATCGGATTGCGGGTCTTAAGACAAATTGGGATGCCATTATTTCTGATCTAGAATCTGTCTCAGCACTGTTTGAAAGCAGCGAATCAAGTCTGATGGTGGAAAATTTTGTGTCGTTATTCTGTAATGATGCGGATTATAGAAATAGAATTATTACTACAAAAAACAAATTGCACTCCTGTATTGAGGAAAATAAAACCAGGTTCACTGAATTTAAAAAGCTGTTTGCAACAAAAGTTGATCTTGATAACGTCAAAATTTCTGAAGTTGTTGACAAAGTTTCGTCCTGCCTAAATAACATAAAATTGCTTGATAATTGGATCTCATGTGTCGAGACAAAAGCCGCTTGTGATGAGCTTGGGCTTTCGGATTTTACAGAGAGAATTGAACAGCATGATAATACTCTTGAGGATATTCCAAGTATCTTTAAGAGAGGCTTCTTTACCCTTTGGACACAGTCTGTATTCGGTAGTAAAAAGACTGTTGAATACTTTAGACGCCAAAATCACGATGAGAAAATTAATCGTTTCGTTTCTCTAGATGAGAGGCAGCTGTTAATCGCACAAGAGCGCATTAAGCAAAGTGTTATTAGTGGTATCCCTGACGCAAACAGGGTTTTGGCTGCTAACGATGAACTAAGTATTCTTCTAAGGGAAATAGGCAAAAAACGTCGTATTATGTCTTTGCGTAATTTATTCAAATCCATACCAAATCTATTGTTAAAACTGAAGCCATGTATGATGATGTCTCCCCTATCTGTAGCTTATTTTTTAGAGGCAGAGTCATATGAATTCGACATGGTGATTTTTGATGAGGCATCTCAAATTTTCCCACAAGATGCCATTGGATCAATTTTTAGAGGCAAGCAAGTAATTATTGCAGGCGATAGCAAGCAACTACCGCCATCAAACTTTTTTGCTACAAGTACCAGTAACGACAAAGAATATGACGAGGAGGATGATGAAATAGTCGGTACGGAGATATACGATTCCATATTGGAAGAAACAACAGATGTCCTGCCGAATCGCACTTTATTATGGCATTATCGCAGTAAACATGAAAACCTGATTGCATTTTCGAATCAGGAAATCTATCAGAACGAACTAGTCACATTCCCTAGTAATGTAAGTCATGGTATTGACACAGGTGTAGAATTTGTCTATGTAAAGAATGGTGTTTATGAAGGCAAAGGGAGAAACACATCCGAAGCCCGCCGTTGTGTGGAGCTTGTTAAGCGACACATAGAAAGGACCCCAAATCGCTCGCTTGGTATAATAGCATTTAGCGAAAGCCAGCAAAAAACAATTGCATTGGAGATACAAAAGTTCAGAGAACAACATCCAGAATATGAAGGCTTTTTTGTCGAGAATAAAGAAGGTGAGTTTTTCATAAAGAACCTTGAAAATGTTCAAGGCGACGAGCGAGATACTATTATATTCAGCGTAAGCTATGCCAAAACAAGAGAACAAATTGACAATAATCGTTCTATGGCATTACGTTTTGGACCTCTTGGTCAAAAAGGTGGGGAACGTCGCCTGAACGTAGCCATAACTAGAGCAAAGAGCAATATTAAGCTAGTTAGTTCCATATTGCCTTACGATTTGAGTCATGCAGAGTCTGAGGGAGTAAAAATGCTGCGGCAGTACATTGATTTTGCGATGAATGGTGCTGTTGCTTTGGGGATCGATCACATCGAGGGCAGAAAAGATGTGTTTTTGGATGTAGTGGCGGAGTACCTCGTGAATCATGGTTATAAAATCAAGAAGTATGTTGGTTGTTCGGGCTACAGAATTGATTTGGCAGTTATCCACCCTCACAATGATGATTGCTTTGTTGCAGGAATTGAGTGTGATGGCTTCTCCTATGCCGCTGCCAAAAGCGCGCGAGACCGTGACCATTTACGCAAGTCTGTTTTGGAAGCTATGGGTTGGCGCATCTACCGTGCTTGGTCACCAGAGTGGATGGTCCGGCAGGATATTGAAGGTGAAAAGCTTTTGAATTTCATCGATACTGCAATAATGGAATTTAAAGAAGAAATAAGCTCGGAAGTATCAGACCCGTCAGGCAAAAATGTACTAGTTGAGTCGTTCACTGAAGAAATGGAAGCTGAAAACGAATTGCAAGTTCAGGCAAGCGTACCATCGCTGAAAGCCGACTTGAGTAATCCATACGACTTTACTGAATACACGGAGGCTGTATGGCACGAAACACCTGAGATAATGGAGTTCTTCGGTGACGATAGAGTGGCTGAAGAAATCAAGTATATTGTTGGGATTGAACAACCGATATATATTGACTTGCTCTATCAACGCATGGCTGGTGCTTTTGGTAATCAAAAAGCGACGTCACCTGTAAGGAATATGGTCGACAGGGTAATAAGAGGTAATCAATTAAAAAGTCTGATTGTTATAGATAAAGAAGGATTTGTTACCTTTGCGGGTTTCCATGACTTAAAAGTTAGGATTGCATCCGATGGAAATTCGCCCAGAAAAATTGATTTTATCTCTCCTGACGAAATTGGGCTTGCGATGCTGACTATCGCCGAACATGCTATCGGGCTTACCTCGGATAGTTTAATTGACGCCACAATAAGAGCGTTAGGATATGCAAGGAGAGGCGTTCGGATGTTGACTTGCATGAATAATGCACTCGACCGACTGATTAAAGTTGGTCGTATCAAGTTGGTTGACGAGAAGGTGCGTGTAATCGGAGGTGGACGCTGTGAATAA
- a CDS encoding helix-turn-helix domain-containing protein: MKKDSIENLEKWRPMSTVVEYLSVSRETVLQWIDKKGMPAHKVGRQWKFKISEIDEWIRSGGAADKPNTVNAIEESDN; this comes from the coding sequence ATGAAAAAAGATAGTATTGAAAATTTAGAAAAATGGAGACCCATGTCTACGGTTGTGGAATATCTCAGTGTAAGCCGTGAGACTGTTCTGCAATGGATTGATAAGAAGGGGATGCCCGCACACAAAGTCGGGCGGCAATGGAAGTTTAAGATATCCGAGATAGATGAGTGGATCAGAAGTGGTGGTGCAGCAGACAAACCCAATACAGTTAATGCAATAGAAGAAAGTGATAATTAA